One segment of Pseudodesulfovibrio sp. 5S69 DNA contains the following:
- a CDS encoding DUF6506 family protein yields MSDVLKAAFIFVAPNADPARNRNWVKTEAVELLAVAVKDYDQAEALAKDLVEKDGIKAIELCGGFGAAGTARIAAAVDVPVGVVRFDVHPGLGNVSGDTLFG; encoded by the coding sequence ATGAGCGACGTACTGAAGGCCGCGTTCATCTTCGTGGCACCGAACGCCGATCCGGCGCGCAACCGCAACTGGGTCAAGACCGAGGCTGTGGAACTGCTGGCCGTGGCCGTGAAGGACTATGATCAGGCCGAGGCCCTGGCCAAGGATCTGGTTGAAAAGGACGGCATCAAGGCTATCGAGTTGTGCGGCGGGTTCGGCGCGGCCGGAACGGCGCGTATCGCCGCGGCCGTGGACGTCCCGGTGGGCGTGGTCCGTTTCGACGTCCACCCTGGCCTGGGCAACGTCAGCGGCGATACCCTGTTCGGCTAG
- a CDS encoding NAD(+)/NADH kinase, with the protein MSIAAILANPASGKDIRRLVAHGSVFDNQEKVRMVRRLILGLEKAGVTKILYMPDGYAIVPRALNAISPSIPVEPVEMPIRNNQTDTTTAAGIMETLGAQCLVILGGDGTSRAACKGSTAVPLLPLSTGTNNVFPIMGEATVAGLAAGLVASGRLPREACCYRSCMFDILIDNKVVDMALVDAAVYDDVFLGSKAVWHMEKVPQLFMTRCSASAIGLSAIGGQLRSIRPEEPLGLAIRLGEGAPVVVSAAIAPGMFADVPICGISEMCPGEIFNIETSPGLIALDGEREVEIPTGSHASIRLNIDGPMVIDVDKTMALARTEGLFRQPS; encoded by the coding sequence CACGGGTCCGTTTTCGACAACCAGGAAAAAGTGCGCATGGTCCGACGGCTCATTCTCGGCCTGGAGAAGGCCGGCGTGACCAAAATCCTGTACATGCCGGACGGCTACGCCATCGTGCCCAGGGCGCTGAACGCCATTTCCCCTTCCATCCCCGTGGAGCCGGTGGAAATGCCCATCCGCAACAACCAGACCGACACCACCACAGCGGCGGGCATCATGGAGACCCTCGGCGCACAGTGCCTCGTCATCCTCGGCGGCGACGGCACCAGCCGGGCGGCCTGCAAAGGTTCGACAGCCGTACCTCTTCTACCGCTCTCCACGGGGACCAACAACGTCTTCCCGATCATGGGGGAGGCCACCGTGGCCGGGCTGGCCGCAGGGCTCGTGGCCAGCGGCCGCCTGCCCCGGGAAGCCTGCTGCTACCGGTCCTGCATGTTCGACATCCTGATCGACAACAAGGTCGTGGATATGGCATTGGTGGACGCGGCCGTGTACGACGACGTCTTTCTCGGCTCCAAGGCCGTGTGGCACATGGAGAAGGTCCCCCAACTGTTCATGACCCGGTGCAGCGCCAGCGCCATCGGGCTGTCGGCCATCGGCGGGCAGTTGCGCTCCATCCGCCCGGAGGAGCCGCTCGGCCTGGCCATCAGGCTGGGCGAGGGCGCGCCCGTGGTCGTCTCGGCGGCCATCGCGCCGGGCATGTTCGCCGACGTGCCCATCTGCGGCATCTCGGAGATGTGCCCAGGAGAAATTTTCAACATCGAGACGAGCCCCGGTCTCATCGCCCTGGACGGCGAACGCGAGGTGGAGATCCCGACCGGGTCCCACGCCTCCATCCGCCTGAACATCGACGGGCCTATGGTCATCGACGTGGACAAGACCATGGCGCTGGCCAGGACCGAGGGGTTGTTTCGCCAACCGTCTTAA